The Bombyx mori chromosome 4, ASM3026992v2 region AGAtaatacaacaataaataataacggcAAATATCGGACAGAATCAGCAAGACGAATTGAGAAGCCGAAAATCGAAAAATCTGTTGGAAACAAACGCTGTTATATAGACCCATCTGATTGGGAACGAGAAACGGCTAGTATCCTCAGATCCACAATATCAGTACAAAATAAACAAGCAAATAAAACCGAAACAGCTTTAACCTTTCGTCAAACCAAATCTAGACTTAACGCGAAAACTAGATCATCATTAGATTTATATAATCTTCGAAGCAGCGATGACTCTGATCCCATCAAAAACTTAAGTGCAATTGGTACGAATATTTGTAAATTACGTGATGattgtaaaaatgtaaaatcaatTTCTTTCTCGAAGAGTTGTACTTCAATATATGCACCATATAGAGTGGTAGTCACTCCTCTAAACGATGTACCtgttaatacaaattttaaaagaaaaaatacatcTCAAAGATGATCTTCAACAAATGaaatttatgttattgttaCTGAAGCTTTTGAACGTATAATCTTAAGTAATGTTAAGACACTTGTTGAaagataattgaaaaaataaatatacacaaACATAAAGCATGTTTTTACGaatattactataatataatattacccGTTTTGTATTCCAAAATACACCTATATTTGGTAACTAATTTCAACCACGACGAAATAAAGGCGATAGTGGAATctgacgatactcaatctaccgTTAAGTTAGCAACAGCTTTCAACGGTAGTTTGGTATCATAACAATATTGGTCAATTGCGTTGCTTAACAGAAACGAAGGGATTTTGAACCGCATTAtcacttgcaataaaaaaacgattattattaataataaattggtAAGTGGTCATCATGTTAGTTAGACCGTTGGTTCCTTCAGTGCCTAGGCAATGCCCCAAAGGAAAACTTAGTCGAAAAAAGTCATAGTTAATGTTTGATGGTCTAGTCCCGTTACAATTGATCACAGCTTCTTACCAAATGAAACCAGAATTACTGCGAATATGTATTGTGAGGAACTGGAGACAATGATGGAAAAGTTCGCAAATCTCTGGCCAGCCTTATTTAATCCCTTGTACCGCACGCTACGACCACGCTAGACCACATACCCGGCGCAACAGACGGTCTTTAAGCTACAAGAGCCGGGGTTGGAAGTTTTGCGTCATCCACCGTACTTAACCAGACCTTGCGCGAACAGACTTTTTACAAAGCTTGGACAACTTCATGGCAGGGTAAAAGTATTTACCtgagaggcagtacaaaatgaagagtttgttggctcCCGTACACCCGACTTCTTCAAGAAAGCATTGGATAATAACCAATgaatagccccctaggctaccagcgaaaaggtagataaaaaaaaacacctcaaGAAAACGAAGAAGTGAATAGTGATACTGAATTCAACCTTCATTGTTATGTACCTATATAGGTAtgcctttattatttattcgtaggtatGCCTACGATCACGCAGTTTTCATTATTCGAtctatttctaaaataaaatctctttgaatGAAATATCACAGATAGTAACACTGTTTTAGAAATATTGACATTAATTGACAAGAACTTGACGTTGGTACATGAAGAatacatagacctatatagtagggacacgacatattgttctatacgtacaattgcttatataaatagcacccattttgaaggcacatacataaacatatatctatctcgttcttactcagcactttaattcgcaggaaaacaatataacagtatgtcagtgcgtacataaaatgaaacatgaatatacgtaaatatctccgtctccgtctaatgaggccgaaaatccgccatgtttagcgcgccaaatgtcattgtcacgtcagttcggccgtctcttttgggttgtacattatttattgactatgatatcgatttaatatgattgattatataaaatttcataatttatcatgcttaaaacatacaaaaaaaaatgtgtgtgtgtccgctccgacgcacgactggagtttactggatataaatataaatttgtgtcagttgaatacagtaaaatatggaagttacgtattctagtgagaatgatccgggagttgcggaacacgtggatgcggtaattaagtaagtctatataattcacttttacaattaatatataagttgtccattcactgatagaaggaattgtttatatttaataagctttattaataaatgatttgtagcgggttatattcgggtatcaacccactaacagttgatacgttcaggaatcgaacccgaacggcgtccggccacaagcaaaacgatgtcggtaaattaaacgaaacaatacgagaaatagttctatattacgacaacacgatacactacagattattaacaaattaacgagacacaaaacaaacgactaacaaatatatgaaaatacaataatgagagaaacgcgcgatcagtacgaggctttgtggcggactgccggcgcagcagcccggcgtcacctgcgataacgcggccgcgcgttggctcctgattggcgcgcgcacgcatcacgcaatcaggagccaatcaggcgcataacgcatttcgtgtgacatgctatactctctagtacgattttggtccccataattttcataccccgggcctatatatgtaaatcgattcttaaggtagtatgttacggactttagagtcagcaaaacaattaaaatagattgtaatagtctaagaaaaagacgtactcaaaatacgataacatttagcatgctaggaatgggctgatggctttgaactacgccatatctttatgttttgcgacaaacgacaactttataaaatcagtgtagcaacttttaaaaatcatcatatcgtttacttggcaaattcgaaggacaaacttgtcttagatctcacccatctaaatcatatcatatttgcacataacaatatacctacttacttcccattaaagtataaattctacaaataaataatactcaacaatatttaaaataaaatgagccaagaacgtttatcgataaaacctgataacattgaaatcttttgtacagcactaaagccgccatgttttgtggccagatgacgtcacagtggcacgaaattttggttgacgtttcatttccataggtttcctacttcattggaaGAATATGACGATTAGACTGGAACTCACATAacaaaaacagtaaaataaaataaaattaaaatgattccAGTGCATGGTTTGTTCGATTATACAAAGTaatttggtgtttttttttttaaaacaactttaTATTTCTTTAGAATTGTAACAACTATCCAATGATTATTTTGTTAGCATCAAAGGCTTTATcactcaaggctctcagcttaggtaggaaaaaattgaTAAAGCTCTAAGGGCTAAAACTAAAACTCTAAAACGTTTAATAAATTCTAGTAAAATTTCTTCTTGGCAGACTCTTGAATTTTGtactaaaaagtattttataatttaagtcGGATTTGCCATACACaattgaaaaattgatgaggTTCTCCGACCTTGTAAAATACATAGGACTTGTCgggtacatatgtacatacctgGAGGTATTACGTGGCCGGTAACTTTGTGAAATTTATAACGGgaacatcatcattatcatcttctcagcctgtccactgtccgctgtccactgctgaacataggcttCTCCAattgatctccagtgcggccggtccaatgccacctgcatccaacgggAACGAACATCCTAAAAAACTTTGTATGTGTTCTAGGTTCCAAAGTTTTTGACACAGCTTTAAACACATGTTTGCATCTCAGAAaatcacttcaataaaaaaacgatgAACAGGTAAACACAAAAGGATGCcttccaaaaagaaaaaactttCAAAAAGAAAGGTATATTCATTTCTTTGGTagtacattattaataaaaatatttttatcatttcattttaaaGTGATGTCCGTTCTATTCCATAGCTAAAAGTTAAATCTGATTTACTTAGTAAAGGAAAACTGAAATGCTGTCATAACGAAACTAAATGTACAACATcgaataattatgaaaaaacgACACCGACTTCCACTGGAGTAAGTTTCTTTTAGCTTCCagcttatttttttgtatttacttttaaaaggatcgattttatttaaatccttCAGTATAAAAATTTGATGGGTAGTATAATCGAGTGTTAAGAATCGCGAAGCGTAAACAATCATGCGTTCTGGTTTAAAAAGTGTGACATTCATGTAATGTACATTTCAATTGTGATTTCGACCACACGTCTTAAGGAGgtgttcacgttgtgatatctatgggcctcGGTAACAATTTAAAACCAACGTaacacgaaataaataaatgagctctaaatttcattaaataataaaaacttttcttcgaCATTCAAGCTAGAGCACGTAATGGACATCGAACATTTTAGTTTGATCCACTTAGTCTGGTAGTATATCTAGGTCCATCTCTGTTACTGTGATAAACTAAAATGTGTTTTATCATAACTATTATCTCTCACTAAACATATATTCagcgccatttttttttctttacagatTAAAAGTTCTTTAGACGAAGGCGGACTTAAACGAATTCTTTctccttttaataaatttgcaaaTACATCATCAAATCCTCGGAAAAACACGGTCATTAATAGTCCCTATCGGTGTATTGGACTATCATCcaaagaaaaaagttatattataaGTAACTGCCAAGCAAGATCTACAAGGTATtcgaaattgaaaaatattgcaTTAAACGCTATTCAGAATCGCaaaatattttctatctatGGCCCATGCAATACTAtcagaaaattattattgcaaAGAGGCTGGGTCGAAAAAATTAACCCAGATCATATGAATTTGCTTAAATTAAGAAACGGAAATGTTTCCAACAAGACCGAAATACACGGTGAACTTGAAAGATTGCTGTTATCAAACCTAGTTGAAAGCTATATACCGAATTTCGTTTggtacaataaagaaaacgttcaaaattcaaatttgaatGTGAAAAATGAAAACATAACTGTctgtaacaaattaaaaattgataCAGCTTGGACAACAAAACAAGGCCTATGTTCGTTGATAAAACAAAAAGACTGGTTTTACATAGAGAACACTGCAGATGTAATCGTTCCTCGCACTTACAATAGTTACGAAGGCTGTGAAACCGAAGCATTTGTGAATGACTACAAAGTAACTGCGTGCACCGGTTTACTCAAGTGGATACTTTCAATGGTCGCTAACGAGAAGGCGGTGTTTTGTGAGACTGGAAAGATTTCTTTGAACGTTATGGTGTTTGCATTAAATAGATGTAAAGAATATCTGTTCCAAAAACAACATCTAGACATCGATCGCTCTCTGACCAGCGTAAATTCGAATCAATGGAATAACttcttgaaaaaatattatcgcATTGTCTCCAGAAACGAACTATTTCATCTtactaaagaagaaaaaataccaATTTATTTAAGCTATGCCCAATTTTTACTGAAGGAAATACAAAAGTATCGACCGCAAATTATTTGTGAAGGGTATAACAACGTTTGGATTCTGAAACCTGCTCATTGCTCTAGAGGTAGAGGAATACGGATTGCTTCCAAATTAGGAGTAATTAATGATTTAATAGCTAAAGCTAATAGCAAATATGTTATTCAAAAGTATATTGGTgagaatttgaaatatttaaattatgacATTTATGTAATTAATGTTATTCTATCATTACCAATAATTTACTTACAGAAGAGCCTATGTTAATACACGAAACAAAATTTGATATAAGGCAATATTATTTGATTACCAGTACATATCCTTTGATTATTTGGATATATAAAGACTGTTATTTGAAGTTCAGCTCTCAGAAATATAACCTTGGAAACTACCATGAATCTATACATTTAACTAACAACGCCGTACAAAGGAGATATATGAACTGTGAAGAGCGCCATCCTGATCTACCCAATAACAATATGTGGGATTTGGATACCTATAAAGATTATTTAAAGGCAATCGGCAAACCCTCGGTGTGGGATGATTTAATATATCCCGGTATGAAAAAGACAATCACAGGTGTGATGCTTAGTAGCCAAGAAACAATGCCGGCTTGCAAGAATCGCTTTGAACTGTACGGTTGCGATTTCCTACTGGACAAAGATTACAAGCCTTGGTTAATCGAAATCAATGCATGCCCTGATCTCAACAGTACCACACGAGTCACCGCGAAAATTTGTCCGGCCGTTTTAGCTGATGTCATTAAAGGTTTGATATAAATACCGAAGTAATAAGTGTTTAGTGTTTTTGTTCGGGATCTATACGGTCGTGCCTCTTTTATCTGATTGAATCGAAACTTATGATGACAGTTGGCGCgcgaatatataaataatataaaatactagctgtacccgtccgtttcgctgggcatttaaaattaacattattatttttcacccccacaaagattctcatcatgaacgcccccgcaactggtgtagggagtccaacactcatataaatattagcctatctattaaatacatatattttctacacggataccaagtttcaagtcaatcggatgcatggttcagtagttataacggaacatccgtaaaaactactgtagatttatatattagtatagatagtatagatatgTATGGTATAAAAATTTGTGGTTCTCGTACAGTGTTTTTCTACTTATTTGTTGGTAGCCTAggcggctattccagctatgccgGAAAGGTTAGGTGAGCTAACggcctcaacctgagagaatttgctaactctagccctaggaagagcagtgcttcgcagaatcaaccaccaGAATCGCGACCTCGTACATTCAACGACGCTTACAGCAAAACTGTTCTGGTTTTACCCACCTAAAAATGCGttagtatatatattatttttattccagTTGTGATAGATTATGCTGCTGACAAAAATGCTTCGACCGGCAATTTCGAATGTGCATACCGACAGACAATAACCACACCTAACTACGGCGGAGCTGCTGATTTTATAGTTAAAGGTTTTCCTGTACCTCACGATTATTTCTATAAAGGAAATATAAAACTAGAAGAATCTTTTGAAGACATCGATATGGATAAGCCACGAGACGTTCAAGCTGTATTGAAGAAATTAAAACGGTTTTATAACAGTAGTAACTGTACTGACAGAATGTTACCTCTAGAAAATAATGAGTTATATTGTGACAAAGACGATATTAATAGAAAATCATCACATAAAACCGTGAGATCGTTTCTCGATGATGACGCTGAAAATTTGTTCATAAATGATGAACGGAAGGAAATGGAGACTTCTTTAGAAAATTTCCCGAATTTCAAATCGCATTTATTCGATAATTATAAGTTGTGTTCTGAAACATCTTTGACTCGCTTAAAAAGTACTAAAAGTCTGACTAATATTAAAACACTGATGAAAGAATCAAACGAAACGTTTTTTGGTTCAGCACATTTTGAATCGGATCGGTTGTTTAGTTTTACTAAATTAGACGAAGTTTGTTCTCTGAGTCCCAGTTTAATGGATTATTGAAtctataagaaaaaaaagatgaattGAAACTCTCATgcgcttattttatttttaaaatattttaacatttaatttattattagtctTCCATAAAACATCACTGtttttgagctcacctactagttaacgttacgctgatatagttTCTCTAGAATCTAGACTATCAGcttatgtaagaaaaaaaaactgaatactATGTGGGCTGTGAAAACCTTTACCTGCTTAACAAAATAGTTTTACCAGTGTGTTTAAAGAAATAGTTGATTAAGTTTCACAGCGATGACATatgatttatttcttagattttGTTGTTATTCATTACTCTCAAAGAcccttttttaaagttatttcgTTAAGATTTACTAACTTAGCAGGTCGATACTGTAATGTATCTATTTTTTCATTTGGTTCGAATGTggggaacatagattatacacttaatatttgaaagAATTCTAAGAAACTACACCTGGCAACTCTCATTATCATGTCAAAATTGCAAATATAATCTGTACGTACCTACTTGTTAAAATGCGTGATCCAACCATGTTAGTTTAATAATTCGTAATATTTCGTAAATACAATCTAGTTTTTACACGCAACTGTTAGCACTTGACCAAGCTTGCTAAAAATATGGGACGCTCAAGGTCACGGAGTAAATCGCCTAGAAGACATCACAAAAGTAGTAAACACTCGAGGAAAAAGAGCCGATCAAAAGACCGCTCAACATCACGCAGCAGAAACTCCAAACATGCTGATAAAACGAGAGAACGTAGTTCCAAGTCAAGGTAAGGTTGTTCTCCTACATAAACGTatacaaacattaaaattaacctAACAATTTTAATTGCTTATTCAATGTAATTTTTAGAAAAAGGTCACATTCTATATCGTCGTCTAGCAGTAGCGATGCATCGTACGATCATTCGAACAACAGAAAAAAATCCAAAGGACGTAGCAAAATGGATGAAGTCGATAGACTAGCCGAAATGGAAAGACAAAGACGTATAAGAGAAGCTGAACAAAAGGTGATTACAACAAagtatttatattacatttcaGGATCCCTTAGCAGAGTGCACGGAATGTCTATGTGCTGAGCGGTTAACCAATGTGCATATTTCTCTTCCAAACTGAGCTTAGGTTTATTTTTTAGCCGTCAGTGTAAGTCTGTAAATGGACAGTGTTAATGCTACTttccttaaaaaaacattaatcacaTGAATTTGCTAACTAGAACTATTGCTTAGTTTAACAAAGCTTGTATAAAGCTTAAGGCTAGGAATTTTAAGAAAACACTTCAAAATAAATGATGTCATTAAAAGACTTGTTagtaattacttttaaaaaatatttcgcaATCTTTCATGGCCTTAAATTgtcttataaatttaaaatgtaatatttttattggaacTGTTTCAATGGACAATTCAACTAGCGCTCacccaaattaattaattctcaGGGTAACATGGTGTTGAGTAACTTTATTTTGATATTCCTCAATAATTGTGACCATTCACAATTAGGTACGATGTATGCTGGCTCTCGTGTCTCCCTTTGAAGGcattaacccttttagtgctgaaTTTTCTTACATATTTTAGAAATTGcgaaaggatttttgaaaaaagtcaccttagaaaaaaattaaactaaaaaaactcaaaaataaaaaaatactaaattcactgaaaaataattttaaatagctaTGAATGTTATTAACTTAATAAACACATTATACATGCAGGTGCTAAGATATACTATAGAATACTATCTAGATATACTATAGAAGCTAGGTCATACCAGTTGATACCTAATGGttaatacctataatcaaatGTAGTGCAGTTTGTCAGTTAGTATTCTAACGCTTCACATTTTATACACATTAATAGAGTCTATCAACAGTTCACACTCAAAGATAAGTAGTAACATAATGGGATACATCAATTTTTGATGTAAATAGGTGATACTTTCATGTCATGAACAACTAACCATATAAGCCAGTATTAAAGATGGTCATTGCCACCATAAACACTAGCCATATAAGCTGTTCAATTTTACTATCTTGATTAATTATTCAATCAACGTTGTGAGAATTACACTGTCCTTATTGAGCCATTGAAtagattgttatttttaaataatgagtAGAGCTTGCCAAGCTCTCAATGCCAAAAGACTGCTTTGCTGCAAAACAGACAGATTCAGACAACATCCATCTCTATAAGACATTATAAGAAACCAACAagtaaatatgttattattataataaaggtAGTGGAAGAAGAAGCTGCAAAAAGAATAGAGTTGCTTGTGAAAAAAAGAGTTGAAGAGGAgttagaaaaaagaaaagatgaAATTGAACTAGAAGTGGCAAAAAGAGTGGAGGAAGCCAAGCGCAAGATGGAAAAAGAAATGATGGAAGAATTAGAAAAACAACGAGAACAACAAAGACGAGAAGAACAAGCTAGACAGGTAATTAACTTTTGTGTTATAGTCGTGTGCAAACGCAATGGAGGTTGCATTTGCACATGAAGTCACTGCATAAACAACATGCTCTTCactatacaataaaacaaatgtgAATTCATTGTGTTATATGTCAACACATTCAAAGAAACTAATAGTATTATTTCGATCATATCTGTTAAAGGTCCGGTCAGGTGTAGTTCGAGTGCTTACAAGAGTATATTTTTTGATGTAATTTTTAACTGACACGTTTCGGAGGCCAATGCTTccacataaatattaaaactatctatatatttatgcacCAACGACGCGGTTAACCCGTTACCTGCCCTTAAGTATGAACGACATGAGTGCGTCAGCTagcatttttaaatttgttcgcTTGACTGTCCTTGGCAGTCACGTAGTGTATAAGTCAGGTCAGAAGACTGATCAAGAGCCTGAAGCCCTAAGAATTTTATGGAGACGCTGCTTGAGGATCCTGTCGAGCTAAAGGTATTTCTTGAATTTTTTGTATAACTACACATATTTCTGTTTAAAAGAAAACTACTATGTTGacacaacaaaattaaatatataaatacagttTATGAGCAGATCAAAGCAATATTTTCGTAAGACTCAAACAAGTCTGCATCATGCAGTGATCCTTTAGGActcaaaaatattgaatatttagtTCAGACAAGCTATCATTAGGGGAGCATACTTATTCTTACAAACATATTAGGTATTATTTGATGTAAATGTGTTCTTGAACTTAATTCTTTTTATTAACTCATGGTTTTCATTGAACAGGAGGAGGAGACTCGTAAAAGGAAAGAACTAGAAGACATCATGgctgaaaataacaaaaaaattgaagaagCACAGCGCAAGCTGGTAATTACTTATACTTAATCTTACCATTCTGCTAATAATTTGTTCACACATTCTGAGTACATTCTAAAAGCAGTTAATTTCTCTATTATGTGTTCATACACATATTTTAAGACGCCAACCTAACTAATTCGAAAACAGACTCGATAAATCTAGAAACTTATATTTTGAGATTTGTTGggtaacataaatatttaaattttcaggCGGAAGAGAGATTAGCGATGATCGAAGAACAAAGAAAAATGGATGAGGAACGACAAAAGCTGAAAAAAGAACAAGAGAAGCGGATAAAAGAGGAACAAAAGAAGATTCTCGGCAAGAACAATTCACGGCCAAAGTTGTCGTTTAGTTTGAAACCACTCTCatgattctgaaaaaaaaacattatatttcaGATGGACACTTAATGCAGTTAAGTAGtttagtaaatttttaataCCTTAGTAGATCGTCTTTATACATAGTTTGCTAGGAAAGGAAACATATAATCAAATGATTCAAGTTTTAATTTACAtctttacattttaaattattgataatTCTGAGGTCATTCAACAGTTTGGCATGCCCTGACAGGATCCCCCGGTACATAttgctttgaaataaaagaTTACTACTTctgtgaaaacaaaaaaattttttttgctcaCTGATACCGACTGTAAAGTTACTTAAGAGCATTTGACATTAATTTTTGAACCTTTCATGTTGTTTTCTATTCTAGATTGTTTTTAACATTGTGttgtgacatttatctttatgGATACATTTCATATATTGAAAATCTATAATTTTAGTATTCGGCTTTGATTCATCTCAAGATGTACCAttactaatttatttagttGACTTTATGAAGTTGTAAGGAAAAAGATTGggtcataatattaaaataacggATTTCATCTAATTGCCTTTAAGAGATGcctcattaaatattatattggtaaACCTGTGAAATAcatactaattaataatttagtagGCAGTATTGTAATATTGATACCTTATTGATACTGTACCTTATTTCTTTATCAAAAATGGTGAATTAGTGTGTGATGTGAAAATATCCATAGAGTTTTGGTACAAACTTAAACTTACATAAGGAATATAATTAAGTAAGAGCCTTATTGTTATTAGTTGCTCTTAAGCCTTTCAATAATTATGTTTCAATATAGGATTCAAAATGAAATGGGGATTTTGTCAAAAAATGattcaaacaaaaattttttttaattaaaaacctgcgaaacgataaaaatatgtttgtggAAACCGAATCCAAATTGGTTTGTATGATTATGTAAAAATTACTTGAGTTGAAACGGCATTGAGCACAATgaggaataaatatttttcgaaatcgAGAAAAATCGTTACAAATACTTAGATTATAAGAAACACAAGGGAAAGATTTACAACTGACAGAGGTCTTGGTTCATTACGCAGACTGTCCAAATGTTTTATTGGGATGGCTGGATAGCGGATCTTCCAAATAAATACCTTGCCCCTTAGCTGAGACGGATTATCCAAAGGTGTTTCTGAACTTGTACACATATGCAAGAATAAAGTAAATTTATCCCTAGTCCGATTCGTGTTTTCGGATGAATTCTAATTTTTGCGAATATAGAAACAGCTACAATCACGTTAACAGTTCCAGAAATgcgttaaatgtatttattgtatgtttTAGTATGTTTGTACTGTAAAATACATAAGTATCGGCCCTTTTATATACCTACGCTTGTATTATGCGGCTTTTTTCTATTGAAGTTTTGTTGTAAGAATACTGCCCGTTCCGTAGTTTACTGGTATTCTACGAGTAATGCTAACGTCGGTAATGTAACCACCGACTGCTTACTTCTGCCGCAAGGCAAGCGGTTCGGTTCGAAGGTTGGGACAGCGGTGATACCACGTTTATATAACTCACATTTCGAcgcgtatctcaaggtggatgatggTGTTCACCTtatttgtgtctatgggcttcggtaaccatttagcGGTAGGCGACTTCGGTTCACtaaactaagcaacaaaaaaaaaagagtgaatTCAATAATGATCTAGTCGATTTAAACCGTTTTTTTTAACGGATTGTAACAACCGccctaattataaaaaaaaaaaattgccattttaaatatggagtacATAACAGTGGTGTGTTGGatacattaaatttgttttgtgaTGTCATAACTGATGCAACATTTTATATATCTTCACAACAACCTTCTTctggtttaaaaaaattctaagtaATTTATTTCTGAAAATGTTTGTAATTCTTCTGACTTAACATAACGTATCGCCTTAATACAATCagtaaaataattgattttacaAGATTTTCGtcgatattgtaatttttaagcttgttgaataaaaaatatatacaaatgaaTCATTGTCATGAAATTATTTAGTTTGCACATTAATTCATTAAACGCATCTAAGACATTTTAGATtgataagttttaaataaaggtccttaacaaaataattgtgttttttatcttttaaatgaACCCTTttgaaaaaatgaaattgaagAGTCGGACATTCGAGCAATGTGTTCTCCCTGTTATGGTGTATGGGGCCGAGACATGGACGCTCACAAAGTAAATTATGACCAAAATCCAAGTCACGCAAAGAGCCACGGAATGGGTTATGCTAGGCGTTTCTCTACGGGATACATTGCACAATACCGAAATCCGCAGAAGAACTGGTTTGACTGACATAGTCAAAGTAATTGCTCGGAAAAAGTGGAAGTGAGCCGGCCACATATGTCGTCGCACTGACAATCGGTGGGGCACAAAagtactggacgtcg contains the following coding sequences:
- the LOC101741583 gene encoding tubulin glycylase 3A, which produces MPSKKKKLSKRKLKVKSDLLSKGKLKCCHNETKCTTSNNYEKTTPTSTGIKSSLDEGGLKRILSPFNKFANTSSNPRKNTVINSPYRCIGLSSKEKSYIISNCQARSTRYSKLKNIALNAIQNRKIFSIYGPCNTIRKLLLQRGWVEKINPDHMNLLKLRNGNVSNKTEIHGELERLLLSNLVESYIPNFVWYNKENVQNSNLNVKNENITVCNKLKIDTAWTTKQGLCSLIKQKDWFYIENTADVIVPRTYNSYEGCETEAFVNDYKVTACTGLLKWILSMVANEKAVFCETGKISLNVMVFALNRCKEYLFQKQHLDIDRSLTSVNSNQWNNFLKKYYRIVSRNELFHLTKEEKIPIYLSYAQFLLKEIQKYRPQIICEGYNNVWILKPAHCSRGRGIRIASKLGVINDLIAKANSKYVIQKYIEEPMLIHETKFDIRQYYLITSTYPLIIWIYKDCYLKFSSQKYNLGNYHESIHLTNNAVQRRYMNCEERHPDLPNNNMWDLDTYKDYLKAIGKPSVWDDLIYPGMKKTITGVMLSSQETMPACKNRFELYGCDFLLDKDYKPWLIEINACPDLNSTTRVTAKICPAVLADVIKVVIDYAADKNASTGNFECAYRQTITTPNYGGAADFIVKGFPVPHDYFYKGNIKLEESFEDIDMDKPRDVQAVLKKLKRFYNSSNCTDRMLPLENNELYCDKDDINRKSSHKTVRSFLDDDAENLFINDERKEMETSLENFPNFKSHLFDNYKLCSETSLTRLKSTKSLTNIKTLMKESNETFFGSAHFESDRLFSFTKLDEVCSLSPSLMDY
- the LOC101741727 gene encoding UPF0430 protein CG31712, coding for MGRSRSRSKSPRRHHKSSKHSRKKSRSKDRSTSRSRNSKHADKTRERSSKSRKRSHSISSSSSSDASYDHSNNRKKSKGRSKMDEVDRLAEMERQRRIREAEQKVVEEEAAKRIELLVKKRVEEELEKRKDEIELEVAKRVEEAKRKMEKEMMEELEKQREQQRREEQARQEEETRKRKELEDIMAENNKKIEEAQRKLAEERLAMIEEQRKMDEERQKLKKEQEKRIKEEQKKILGKNNSRPKLSFSLKPLS